The following are encoded together in the Echinicola jeungdonensis genome:
- a CDS encoding cell division protein FtsX gives MSSTSRKKKRLGSFKFISVLFSTTLSLFIVGLFGVIVIQAKSLTSIIRENIEVQVFLNKNTSDADKAKIGKSLESKPYLLQKEDGAQVAFISDEEAAKSFLEDTGEDFTAFLDDNPLRDSYTISIKEEYQTSEKMQEIVEEIGDMDGVFEVTYMNDLVESINKNLLKVSIVLGAFILILVVTVIILINNTIRLALFSQRFLIRSMQLVGATKGFIRKPFLGRSFFFGALAGLISSGLLYGLIEYTKANIDGFAILQNNEMLFILFGGLILLGAILSFFSTLRAVNKYLNMTLDELY, from the coding sequence ATGAGCAGCACTTCAAGAAAAAAGAAAAGATTAGGAAGCTTTAAATTTATAAGCGTACTTTTTAGTACTACGCTATCCCTTTTCATTGTTGGACTTTTCGGAGTAATTGTAATACAGGCAAAATCTCTTACCAGCATTATTAGGGAAAATATTGAAGTGCAAGTATTTCTGAATAAAAACACTTCGGATGCTGATAAGGCAAAAATTGGAAAAAGCTTAGAGTCCAAACCCTATTTACTACAAAAAGAGGATGGTGCCCAAGTGGCTTTTATTTCAGATGAAGAAGCAGCCAAATCCTTTCTGGAGGATACCGGGGAAGATTTTACAGCCTTTCTGGATGATAACCCTTTACGGGATTCCTATACAATTTCTATTAAGGAGGAGTATCAGACCAGTGAAAAAATGCAGGAAATAGTAGAGGAAATTGGGGATATGGATGGTGTATTTGAAGTCACTTATATGAATGATCTGGTAGAGTCCATCAATAAAAACCTGCTGAAAGTAAGTATTGTCCTTGGTGCTTTCATTTTGATATTGGTGGTGACAGTAATAATATTGATTAATAACACTATTCGACTGGCCCTTTTTTCCCAAAGGTTTCTGATCAGAAGTATGCAGTTGGTAGGTGCAACCAAAGGTTTTATCCGAAAACCATTTTTAGGAAGATCTTTCTTTTTTGGGGCTTTGGCAGGATTAATTTCTTCGGGCCTTCTTTACGGTTTGATCGAATATACCAAAGCCAATATAGACGGCTTTGCTATCCTCCAAAATAATGAAATGCTGTTCATCTTATTTGGCGGTTTGATTTTATTGGGAGCCATTCTTTCATTTTTTAGCACCTTGCGTGCAGTAAACAAATATTTAAACATGACATTGGACGAATTATATTAA
- the metX gene encoding homoserine O-acetyltransferase MetX codes for MNLQSTYLISDMTQEVFHCDEEVVLESGESLPEFRISYTTQGHLTPQKDNVVWILHALTGDANVHEWWSGLVGEDKLFDPTKNFIVCANILGSCYGSTQPMSINPKTGKPYYYDFPQLSTRDMAMAFEKLRGHLGIRKIDTIIGGSLGGQVALEWAYNLQEKVKNTVIVASNAKTSPWTIGFNEAQRMAIEADGTWGENHEDAGKKGLEAARAIGMLSYRHHQTFEAFQKDTEEKTDNFKICSYLRYQGQKLSNRFNALSYWTLSKAMDSHDLGRNRGGTAKALSEIKSRVLAIGVDTDLLFTKEESQFIAKNVPKGSYREIKSIYGHDAFLIENEQINYILKSFNLEDNS; via the coding sequence ATGAATTTACAATCTACGTATCTTATTTCCGATATGACCCAAGAAGTATTTCACTGTGATGAAGAAGTGGTGCTTGAATCCGGGGAATCCCTTCCGGAATTCCGGATCAGCTATACCACTCAAGGTCACCTGACACCACAAAAAGATAATGTGGTGTGGATTTTACACGCCCTTACCGGGGATGCCAATGTACATGAATGGTGGAGTGGACTAGTAGGAGAAGATAAATTGTTTGACCCTACCAAAAATTTTATCGTATGTGCCAATATTTTGGGCTCCTGTTATGGATCAACTCAACCAATGAGCATCAATCCGAAAACAGGGAAACCATATTATTATGATTTCCCCCAACTATCTACCAGGGACATGGCCATGGCTTTTGAAAAGTTGAGAGGCCATCTTGGGATCAGAAAAATAGATACGATAATAGGAGGTTCTTTGGGTGGCCAAGTAGCTTTGGAATGGGCTTACAACCTTCAGGAAAAAGTGAAAAACACTGTTATTGTTGCCTCCAATGCCAAAACTTCACCCTGGACCATAGGTTTCAACGAGGCACAGAGGATGGCCATTGAAGCAGATGGGACCTGGGGCGAAAACCATGAAGATGCTGGGAAAAAAGGTTTGGAAGCAGCCAGGGCTATTGGAATGTTGAGTTATCGGCACCACCAAACTTTTGAAGCATTTCAAAAGGATACAGAAGAAAAAACAGACAATTTTAAAATCTGCTCCTACCTCAGGTATCAGGGTCAAAAGCTGTCTAACAGGTTCAATGCTCTTTCTTATTGGACTTTATCAAAAGCAATGGATAGTCATGATTTGGGAAGAAACCGGGGAGGAACCGCCAAAGCCCTATCGGAAATAAAATCCAGGGTGTTAGCCATTGGAGTGGATACCGACCTTTTATTTACAAAAGAAGAGTCACAGTTTATTGCCAAAAATGTACCAAAAGGTTCATACAGGGAAATCAAATCGATTTATGGGCATGATGCCTTTTTGATTGAAAATGAACAGATTAACTATATACTTAAATCATTTAATCTGGAAGACAATTCTTGA
- a CDS encoding M56 family metallopeptidase: MSEQEKGQILSHELGHIHEGHTWDLLFYQILTILFWFNPAIHSMRAALMDVHKFSADQYALNHLSDSQSYSILVAKMALEKAGIPIGHQFGKPSTLKRIEMIKKTGNINWLKVFGVIPLSIFLLALVSLKPMDKRPLLSYLFHQPVSIIKKPNFGCTGFGKSSRQNQKIKDTCPL, from the coding sequence GTGAGTGAGCAGGAAAAAGGACAAATTCTTTCCCACGAACTAGGCCATATCCACGAAGGTCATACCTGGGACTTATTGTTTTACCAGATTTTAACCATTTTATTCTGGTTCAATCCTGCCATTCATTCAATGCGTGCAGCTTTAATGGATGTACACAAATTTTCTGCAGACCAATATGCACTAAATCATTTATCCGATAGCCAATCTTATTCCATACTAGTGGCCAAAATGGCTTTGGAGAAAGCTGGTATTCCAATTGGTCATCAATTTGGAAAGCCTTCTACACTAAAAAGGATTGAAATGATCAAAAAAACAGGAAACATTAATTGGCTAAAAGTTTTTGGAGTAATACCTCTTTCTATTTTCCTTTTGGCTTTGGTTTCATTAAAACCAATGGATAAAAGACCTCTCCTTTCTTATCTCTTTCATCAACCAGTCTCTATAATAAAAAAACCAAATTTTGGCTGCACAGGATTCGGTAAAAGTTCCCGCCAAAATCAAAAGATTAAAGACACCTGTCCATTATGA
- a CDS encoding deoxyhypusine synthase family protein codes for MKITDFLKHNFRHFNAAALIDAAEGYKAHLDNNGKMMVTLAGAMSTAELGISLAEMIRQDKVHIITCTGANLEEDVFNLVAHDYYERVPHYRHLSAEEEKGLLDRHMNRVTDTCIPEMEAMRRIEKVILEEWQKADNAGESYFPHEFFYKILLSGKLEEYYQIDPKNSWLMEAAKKNLPIIVPGWEDSTLGNMFAGHCISGDIKNVHTVKSGIQYMMYLADWYTQEAIPESTVGFFQIGGGIAGDFPICVVPMLHQDLERDGIPLWGYFCQISDSTTSYGSYSGAVPNEKITWGKLGIDTPKYIIESDATIVAPLVFAIVLDQ; via the coding sequence ATGAAAATTACTGATTTTCTAAAGCACAATTTTAGACATTTTAATGCTGCCGCCCTCATTGATGCAGCAGAGGGTTATAAGGCCCATCTTGATAATAATGGTAAAATGATGGTAACCCTTGCCGGTGCCATGTCAACGGCCGAACTCGGCATTTCTTTGGCTGAAATGATCAGGCAAGATAAAGTGCATATCATCACTTGTACTGGGGCCAATCTGGAAGAAGATGTATTTAATCTTGTAGCCCATGATTATTATGAGCGCGTACCTCATTACAGGCATTTATCCGCCGAGGAGGAAAAAGGGCTCCTAGATCGCCATATGAACCGGGTAACGGATACCTGTATTCCGGAAATGGAGGCTATGAGGAGAATAGAAAAGGTGATTTTGGAAGAATGGCAGAAAGCCGATAATGCTGGAGAAAGTTATTTTCCCCATGAATTTTTCTACAAAATTTTGTTGTCTGGAAAACTGGAGGAGTATTACCAAATAGATCCCAAAAACAGTTGGCTGATGGAAGCAGCCAAGAAAAACCTCCCTATTATAGTTCCAGGATGGGAGGACAGTACTTTGGGTAATATGTTTGCGGGGCATTGTATTTCAGGTGATATAAAAAATGTTCATACCGTCAAAAGTGGAATTCAGTACATGATGTACCTGGCAGATTGGTATACTCAGGAAGCAATTCCAGAAAGTACTGTCGGATTTTTCCAAATTGGCGGGGGAATTGCTGGGGATTTCCCTATATGTGTCGTTCCCATGCTCCATCAAGACCTGGAGCGTGATGGAATACCGCTCTGGGGATATTTCTGTCAGATATCTGATAGTACCACTTCATATGGATCCTATTCCGGAGCAGTTCCTAATGAAAAAATAACATGGGGCAAACTGGGGATAGATACCCCAAAATATATCATTGAGTCAGATGCCACGATTGTGGCCCCCTTGGTATTTGCAATAGTTTTAGATCAGTAA
- a CDS encoding energy transducer TonB: MEIIEVFKSEPKNGAKSHDHNTSGIIPQTIFNNKTWKNFLSQNLHIPMDAIKWGQLGTVEVEFVVDERGNSLQPSILKSGGWGRDEEVLRLFTLVDFPKFNTNQDIGEELPTKIILPLNFDQFTQ, from the coding sequence TTGGAAATAATAGAGGTTTTCAAAAGTGAGCCTAAAAATGGAGCCAAATCCCATGATCATAACACATCAGGAATAATACCTCAAACAATATTCAACAATAAAACTTGGAAAAATTTCCTAAGTCAGAATCTTCATATCCCCATGGATGCAATAAAATGGGGCCAATTAGGAACTGTTGAGGTTGAATTTGTAGTGGACGAAAGGGGAAATTCTCTTCAACCCAGTATTCTGAAATCTGGAGGTTGGGGTAGGGATGAAGAGGTCCTACGTTTGTTTACCCTTGTGGATTTTCCAAAATTCAATACCAATCAGGATATTGGAGAGGAATTGCCTACCAAAATCATTCTACCCCTAAACTTTGACCAATTTACCCAGTAA
- a CDS encoding 30S ribosomal protein THX: MGKGDLKTKRGKIHKGTFGASRPRKAQNIKVKLA; the protein is encoded by the coding sequence ATGGGAAAAGGTGATTTGAAGACAAAACGTGGAAAAATCCATAAGGGAACCTTTGGAGCCAGCCGTCCAAGAAAAGCCCAAAACATTAAAGTTAAATTGGCTTAG
- a CDS encoding histone deacetylase family protein produces MLKIAWSPIYSHPLPKGHRFPMEKYELLPEQLLYEGTIEKDNLFEPIALENKWITNTHQPAYFKKLSDLDLTKSEIRKTGFPLSRGLIDREVHIMHGSVQASLFALEYGIAMNIAGGTHHAFSDRGEGFCLLNDIAISANYLIANKLSRKILVVDLDVHQGNGTAEIFGEEPQVFTFSMHGASNYPMKKEKSDLDVELPDKTGDDLYLKTLDRHLKKLLESVAPDFIIYQSGVDVLSTDKLGRLSLSIEGCKRRDKMVLDLAFQNEIPIMCCMGGGYSEKISHIVEAHANTYRLAQEIFF; encoded by the coding sequence ATGCTAAAGATAGCTTGGTCGCCAATTTATTCACACCCATTACCAAAGGGGCACCGGTTTCCAATGGAGAAATATGAATTGCTTCCCGAGCAATTGCTTTATGAGGGAACTATTGAAAAAGATAATCTATTTGAACCAATAGCCCTGGAAAATAAATGGATTACAAATACCCATCAGCCTGCTTATTTTAAAAAGTTATCTGATTTGGACTTGACCAAATCTGAAATTAGAAAAACAGGCTTCCCTCTTAGCAGGGGTCTGATTGATCGGGAGGTGCATATTATGCATGGATCCGTACAGGCATCCCTCTTTGCTTTGGAATATGGGATTGCCATGAACATAGCCGGAGGGACCCACCACGCCTTTTCTGACAGGGGGGAGGGTTTTTGTTTGCTAAATGATATAGCTATTTCTGCCAACTACCTGATTGCAAACAAACTTTCAAGAAAAATATTGGTAGTGGATTTGGATGTTCACCAAGGAAATGGCACGGCAGAAATATTCGGTGAAGAACCTCAGGTTTTTACTTTTAGTATGCATGGTGCTTCAAATTACCCCATGAAAAAGGAAAAGTCTGATCTTGATGTAGAATTGCCGGATAAAACCGGGGATGATTTGTATTTAAAAACCTTAGACCGGCATTTAAAAAAACTATTGGAATCTGTAGCTCCAGATTTTATTATTTATCAAAGTGGGGTGGATGTATTATCCACTGATAAACTGGGAAGGTTAAGCTTAAGCATTGAAGGTTGTAAAAGGAGGGATAAAATGGTTTTGGATCTGGCTTTTCAAAATGAAATCCCCATTATGTGTTGTATGGGAGGAGGATATTCTGAAAAAATAAGTCATATTGTTGAAGCTCATGCCAATACTTATAGGTTGGCCCAGGAAATTTTCTTTTAA
- a CDS encoding DUF3098 domain-containing protein produces MDQNNLPFSKKNYLLMIIGIVIITIGFLIISLDGHPHGFGPMGLTIGPIITLAGFIFEFYAIFYKSEK; encoded by the coding sequence ATGGATCAAAACAACCTTCCTTTCTCTAAAAAGAATTATTTATTGATGATCATTGGCATTGTTATTATCACCATTGGATTTTTGATCATCAGTCTTGATGGCCATCCCCATGGCTTTGGGCCAATGGGTTTGACGATAGGGCCCATCATTACATTAGCAGGTTTTATTTTTGAGTTTTACGCCATTTTTTACAAATCAGAAAAATAA
- the istA gene encoding IS21 family transposase, protein MAGKPKPMSQIKQMIILRQQGKGIKTIARMLEMSKNTVKSYLFKLDKLLENNKKTGLTTEKLLSMEVPEIEKQFLSGDPSYKDPRYEHFISNLAYYQKELQRKGVTKTLLWEEYRQSYPDGYGRSQFCHHLNQQDLARAKPSMVLEHKPAEKLYIDFAGKPIAYIDRETGEEVRCQLFVACLPYSDYAFAMAVASQTIPDFLYALSRCMEQLGGVTQLLVPDNLKAAVNKADKYEPSINQALEDFANHYGTAVVPARARKPQDKALVENQVKVLYSRVYARLRNMQFFDIHSLNRAIGQKVKAHNQTRMQQKPYCREEKFLADEKGLLGKLPGERFELRHYARLTVAKNNHIYLARDNHYFSVPYTLIGQRVKVIYTRSMLYVFHKGERVAIHSRGFNQGSYSTLKEHLCSQHQHYRDRSPEYYRSKAAQHSKVLSRYISLLFKQGKIPEQLYRTCDGLLALGRKVDKERLEKACNTAMEYKVYSYTFIKNMLENNMTEATAEPSARELPEHGNVRGKTYYDQYQ, encoded by the coding sequence ATGGCAGGTAAACCAAAACCGATGAGTCAGATCAAGCAGATGATTATTTTACGGCAGCAGGGCAAGGGCATCAAAACCATAGCCCGCATGCTGGAGATGAGCAAAAACACAGTCAAGAGCTATCTTTTTAAGCTGGACAAGCTGTTGGAAAACAATAAGAAAACAGGGCTTACGACGGAGAAGCTCCTGTCCATGGAGGTACCTGAGATTGAGAAACAGTTCCTTTCAGGGGACCCTTCTTACAAAGATCCCCGGTACGAACACTTTATCTCCAACCTTGCTTATTATCAAAAAGAGCTCCAGCGCAAAGGGGTGACCAAAACTCTTTTATGGGAAGAGTACAGGCAGTCCTATCCCGATGGATACGGCCGTAGCCAGTTTTGCCACCACCTCAACCAACAGGATCTTGCCCGGGCAAAGCCATCCATGGTACTTGAGCATAAGCCTGCAGAGAAGCTGTATATAGACTTTGCAGGCAAGCCCATCGCCTACATAGACAGGGAAACCGGAGAAGAGGTCCGGTGCCAGCTGTTTGTGGCCTGCCTTCCCTATTCGGATTATGCCTTTGCCATGGCCGTGGCCTCCCAGACCATCCCGGACTTCCTATATGCCCTAAGCCGTTGTATGGAGCAGTTGGGGGGTGTGACACAGCTGTTGGTCCCCGATAACCTGAAAGCTGCAGTGAACAAAGCCGACAAGTATGAGCCAAGTATCAACCAGGCTCTTGAGGATTTTGCCAACCACTACGGCACGGCCGTAGTGCCTGCCAGGGCGAGGAAGCCGCAGGACAAGGCATTGGTAGAGAACCAGGTAAAGGTCCTTTACTCCCGGGTATATGCCAGGCTCAGGAATATGCAGTTCTTCGATATACACAGTTTAAACAGGGCCATTGGCCAAAAGGTAAAAGCCCATAACCAGACCCGGATGCAGCAAAAGCCCTACTGCAGGGAAGAGAAGTTTCTCGCCGATGAGAAGGGCCTGTTGGGGAAACTCCCCGGGGAACGCTTCGAGCTGAGACACTATGCCCGGCTGACCGTTGCCAAAAACAACCACATCTATCTGGCCCGGGACAACCACTATTTCAGTGTCCCCTATACACTGATAGGCCAAAGGGTAAAGGTGATCTATACACGGAGTATGCTCTATGTGTTCCATAAAGGGGAACGGGTGGCCATACACAGCAGAGGCTTCAATCAAGGGAGTTATTCCACGCTCAAAGAACACCTGTGTTCCCAGCACCAGCATTATAGGGACAGAAGTCCTGAATATTACCGCAGCAAAGCCGCCCAACACTCAAAGGTCTTGTCCAGGTACATCTCCCTGCTGTTTAAACAGGGCAAGATCCCCGAACAGCTTTACAGGACCTGTGACGGGCTGCTCGCCCTGGGCAGGAAGGTGGATAAGGAGCGACTGGAGAAAGCCTGCAATACAGCCATGGAGTACAAAGTATACTCCTATACCTTTATCAAGAACATGCTGGAAAACAATATGACAGAAGCTACAGCGGAGCCGTCTGCCAGGGAACTTCCTGAACACGGGAATGTCAGGGGAAAAACATATTATGACCAATATCAATAA
- a CDS encoding acyl-CoA desaturase — MILIIFFLLHWYFSLFCQSFFLHRYAAHQMFLMNKFWEKFFYLFTWICQGSSYLSPRAYAILHRMHHAYSDTPKDPHSPHHTENLFTMMWKTKNIYNDYFSFRLKPEERFSKDVPDWKKFDLMADSMVVRVAWGVLYVAIYVLSISVFELAGTHWWMYFLLPIHFMMGPVHGAIVNWSGHKYGYANFDNNDHSKNSLLMDILMLGELFQNNHHKLPNRPNFAVKWYEFDPTYPIVKLLHMTRIIKLRTA, encoded by the coding sequence GTGATCTTAATAATTTTCTTTCTACTGCACTGGTATTTCTCTTTGTTTTGCCAAAGCTTTTTCCTTCACCGCTATGCGGCTCATCAAATGTTTTTGATGAATAAATTCTGGGAAAAGTTTTTCTATCTTTTCACTTGGATATGCCAGGGAAGTTCCTATTTATCCCCGAGGGCCTATGCCATTCTCCATAGAATGCACCATGCCTACAGTGATACTCCAAAGGATCCTCATAGCCCCCATCATACGGAAAATCTGTTTACAATGATGTGGAAAACCAAAAACATATATAATGACTATTTTTCCTTTAGGCTAAAGCCCGAAGAAAGGTTTTCCAAGGATGTTCCGGATTGGAAAAAATTTGACCTTATGGCAGACTCCATGGTTGTAAGGGTTGCTTGGGGAGTTTTATATGTAGCTATTTATGTTTTAAGCATAAGTGTATTTGAGCTGGCAGGTACGCATTGGTGGATGTACTTCCTCCTTCCTATACATTTTATGATGGGACCAGTTCACGGAGCAATTGTAAACTGGAGTGGTCATAAATATGGATATGCCAATTTTGATAACAATGACCACAGTAAAAACAGTTTGTTGATGGATATTTTAATGTTGGGTGAATTGTTCCAAAACAACCACCATAAATTACCCAACCGTCCCAACTTTGCAGTAAAATGGTACGAATTTGACCCTACCTACCCCATTGTGAAATTGCTGCATATGACAAGGATAATAAAATTAAGAACAGCATAA
- a CDS encoding VOC family protein, with translation MDYTQIKETCLYISDIEKAKTFYNGKLDMPVISIEDGRHIFFRCGSSVLLCFIPETTANETHLPPHFAHGKQHIAFEVKAENYLKTKSSLLEKGIKITHEQDWMDGLKSIYFEDPFGHVLEIVPKGIWE, from the coding sequence ATGGATTATACACAAATAAAAGAAACCTGCCTATATATATCCGATATTGAAAAAGCCAAAACATTTTATAATGGAAAATTAGATATGCCTGTCATTTCTATTGAAGATGGCAGGCATATTTTTTTTAGGTGCGGAAGCTCCGTACTTCTTTGTTTCATTCCGGAAACTACAGCTAATGAAACCCATCTCCCTCCCCATTTTGCCCATGGGAAGCAGCACATTGCTTTTGAGGTAAAAGCGGAAAATTATTTAAAAACCAAATCTAGCCTGCTGGAAAAGGGAATTAAAATCACACATGAACAGGATTGGATGGATGGTTTAAAAAGTATTTACTTTGAGGATCCATTTGGACATGTTTTGGAAATTGTTCCCAAGGGGATTTGGGAATAG
- a CDS encoding phage holin family protein has protein sequence MKIIIQLVVAGLAVIISSYLLPGVSVDNFFIAIIIAVLLSLLNVTIKPLLILLTIPITLLTLGLFLLVINAFIILLAAEIMPGFEVNGFWWALFFSLILSIINSLLGVNLLEKD, from the coding sequence ATGAAAATCATTATCCAACTTGTTGTGGCTGGATTGGCAGTCATTATTTCAAGCTACCTTTTACCAGGAGTTTCTGTCGACAATTTTTTCATCGCAATAATTATAGCAGTTTTGTTGAGTTTATTAAATGTTACCATTAAACCATTGTTAATTTTATTGACCATCCCCATCACGCTTTTGACTTTAGGTCTTTTTTTATTGGTCATTAATGCTTTTATCATTTTACTAGCTGCGGAAATCATGCCTGGTTTTGAGGTCAATGGTTTTTGGTGGGCACTTTTTTTCAGTTTAATATTGTCAATCATTAATTCATTGTTGGGAGTCAATTTGCTTGAAAAAGACTGA
- the istB gene encoding IS21-like element helper ATPase IstB, giving the protein MPNPIETQLIKLRLHGMRQTWTTLQETRKNQSLSLAEGLELMLQAEEQERDNRRFKRLESNAGFRYKASLEELSLDKTRGLDDMLLATLATGEYITNGDAVLVTGATGCGKSYLASALGHQACVHGKKVAYFNTQKLMIKIKMVRLDGTAIRFFDKLAKTDLLILDDFGLTNLDKQQQIDLMELIEDRHGKKSTIIASQLPVSSWYDVIGEPTIADAILDRLVHASYRIELKGESLRKKM; this is encoded by the coding sequence ATGCCCAATCCGATCGAAACACAACTTATCAAACTCAGGCTCCACGGCATGCGCCAAACATGGACAACGCTACAGGAGACCCGTAAAAACCAAAGCCTCTCCCTTGCCGAAGGACTTGAGCTTATGTTACAGGCAGAAGAACAGGAAAGAGACAACAGGAGGTTTAAAAGACTGGAATCCAACGCAGGGTTCCGTTACAAAGCTTCACTGGAAGAACTCTCCCTGGACAAAACCAGGGGCCTGGATGATATGCTCCTGGCAACCCTGGCAACCGGGGAATATATAACCAATGGGGATGCTGTACTTGTCACGGGGGCTACCGGCTGTGGAAAAAGTTACCTGGCCTCGGCCCTTGGCCACCAGGCCTGTGTGCATGGGAAAAAGGTCGCTTACTTCAACACCCAAAAGCTCATGATCAAAATCAAGATGGTCAGACTGGACGGCACTGCCATCAGGTTCTTTGATAAACTGGCAAAAACGGACCTGCTCATCCTCGATGACTTCGGCCTGACAAACCTGGATAAACAGCAACAGATCGATCTTATGGAGCTTATCGAAGACAGGCACGGTAAAAAATCCACTATTATTGCAAGTCAGCTCCCTGTCTCAAGCTGGTACGATGTCATAGGTGAGCCGACCATCGCAGATGCCATTCTTGACCGGTTGGTACACGCCTCCTACAGAATCGAGCTGAAAGGGGAAAGTCTCAGAAAAAAAATGTAA
- a CDS encoding OmpH family outer membrane protein — MKKLSRVLGILGISALIFTGCNQGENTTQGAAQDNNGDNGVNMSNLKIAYINTDSVIQNYDYFKEKSEEISEKGKRYESELSNRAKGFEQEVSNFQQSAQNMTMNQARAKEEELMKKERNLVSYRDNLMKELSADENQLYNEVYDKIQVYLKEYAKENDLEMILSYTRGGGVWYANEALDVTQSVIEGINENYASKENKSSGESTEKEESKEK, encoded by the coding sequence GTGAAGAAATTAAGTAGAGTATTAGGAATTTTAGGCATTTCAGCCCTTATTTTTACTGGCTGTAATCAAGGAGAAAACACAACCCAAGGTGCAGCCCAAGACAATAATGGTGACAATGGGGTGAATATGAGCAATTTAAAAATTGCTTATATCAATACCGACAGTGTTATCCAAAATTATGATTATTTTAAGGAAAAGTCAGAGGAAATTTCTGAGAAAGGTAAACGTTACGAATCCGAACTTTCCAACCGTGCCAAAGGCTTTGAGCAGGAGGTTTCTAATTTTCAGCAGTCTGCCCAAAACATGACCATGAACCAAGCCAGGGCCAAGGAAGAGGAGTTGATGAAAAAAGAAAGGAATCTGGTATCCTACCGGGATAATTTAATGAAAGAACTGTCTGCGGATGAAAATCAGCTCTATAATGAAGTGTACGATAAGATTCAGGTATATTTAAAGGAATATGCCAAGGAAAATGATCTTGAAATGATTTTGTCCTATACCAGGGGCGGTGGCGTTTGGTATGCCAATGAGGCTTTGGATGTAACTCAATCGGTAATTGAGGGAATCAATGAAAATTATGCTTCTAAAGAAAATAAATCCTCTGGTGAATCAACTGAAAAGGAAGAAAGCAAAGAAAAATAA
- a CDS encoding BlaI/MecI/CopY family transcriptional regulator — protein MRELTKAEEQVMQILWEIEEGFVKEILEKMPSPKPAYNTVSTIIRILERKGFVKHKAYGKSHKYFPIVSKDQYRSFSIKNLLSGYFGGSFSKLASFFAKDEKLDIKDLEKLMKEVKDDVKSG, from the coding sequence ATGAGAGAATTAACCAAAGCCGAAGAACAAGTCATGCAAATTCTTTGGGAAATCGAGGAAGGATTTGTGAAAGAAATTCTTGAAAAGATGCCCTCCCCAAAACCTGCCTACAATACCGTTTCGACCATTATCAGGATTTTGGAGAGAAAGGGATTTGTCAAGCATAAAGCCTATGGAAAATCACACAAATATTTCCCCATAGTTTCCAAAGATCAATACAGAAGTTTTTCTATTAAAAACCTCTTGTCAGGTTACTTTGGTGGATCCTTTTCCAAATTAGCTTCCTTTTTTGCCAAAGATGAAAAACTGGACATCAAGGATCTTGAAAAATTGATGAAAGAGGTCAAAGATGATGTAAAATCAGGTTAA